A portion of the Pagrus major chromosome 8, Pma_NU_1.0 genome contains these proteins:
- the lrriq1 gene encoding leucine-rich repeat- and IQ domain-containing protein 1, producing MADANEMYDTIMRELNDVVLSDTDESKEQQSFSFHEEAGFDDIPPSLLSYFETSKSRAAVCEKLILEDLEDFTVSHHTEDMTNSSIGLDKDMMKLNEQVICDPQNEENDTSTDARLLPALTETETLSDRLCTHNVSLCPNNEDEAGTNMESEEHLLFETRTLDISLNDKERKKMSEYEEEQKKRQYEEMKMEERKRQIERDFQEELRKIMEAEKLHQKEIELMEKRAQKKLEQEFLLQQELISNLQRRVEEERRMREEEQNRMKEEEDKRKREEEKVKMEAERKRKEEERKMREEEQRRMKEEEDKRKREEEKVKMEAERKRKEEERRVREEEDKRKREEEKVKMEAERKRQEEERRMREEEQRRMKEEVDKRKREEEKVKMEAERKRIEEETRRKKEEEIVKVVKAHELQEKREEHSMKGQNEKKHIDETENSSQRELSTSWSSSSLESIICPTGSEAIPQHQELDKKISQTSARPSTGSVSLPVCLPEHTEQRRLSWMKDCIPWSKLSLQNRRKQKGSVRSRRGLRRAAEASSLPPLCPESLLQSTGWKSLQQVTTVTLEDLPGCSLSTLAQCTQLRSLSLRRCGLKSLEGINHLPQLCYIDVQENDISFINCENIICLRVLKLGHNKLTSIHGLAGAENLDVLDLSHNSITRIAGLESVRRLQRLSVDHNQLISTKGLRDVYTLLHLNCSHNHLASVEGLENSALLNTLDLRANSLTEPPSLNNQVLLRKLHLDDNSISSLQSLTACWLPLLQHLSVPQNRITQLPSISDFVSLENLDLRFNCMSELQTVCESLEGCHLLQEVHLTGNPLQQESGWRSTLQKALPGLRVIDDQETDSSLSPPAAQQVSLASGSFIAFCQAQLQQTRDLQQQHSRELSKASSSLDAVMISCRHYTEALQLAADQRFAHEYGDTNVADQHRAAGQTIPEETVDMGSANAEKLSESTEKVPLVIPISDNIRCSYWTLDEKSAAESRHDTFDTDTTGPQTGPTVSKANSGSVNSLATKRKTNSTNLKMAPVFNLDLQIAAAVVIQQLWRKYRQKCGNISSPSTAEKRGGRGGDGVKPGPGPSYINGSVVGQDHAATVIQAFWRGFTLRRRLASALAAVTCSDSGEDDTFEEVDMDEFVFDEAALEKHWTLPLSEDSPLRRYPVSEQPLSLKPPRPFPEPSHYILPPPVERKSKQAWVAPEQVDSERQGVSPLSYNRSKSPASTSVVSGLSKRSEKILEEWGFTNHHTALLMLKRAQNMKSKKHQQKRHPSVRLALFRNCGFQPGPVEARNRKARHNSSDIKAREAELGLQQAEKTERVKQDQARQWLHNQAAHSDRDSESVHFLPEISSDILNGGRVQLVADPGYTERLHHASGLWANSSLTAQPCRENNYPRRNSLGHAREEVPSPKGATSAPSIKERISIRDNPVQLSGGWGGGKKRGKVYK from the exons GGGTTCGATGACATTCCACCATCTCTGCTCAGCTACTTTGAAACCTCAAAAAGCAGAGCAGCAGTTTGTGAGAAGCTCATCCTTGAGGACCTTGAAG ACTTCACTGTATCACATCACACTGAGGACATGACCAACTCGTCTATTGGACTTGATAAGGACATGATGAAACTGAATGAGCAG GTCATTTGTGACCCACAAAATGAAGAGAACGACACTTCCACTGACGCCCGCCTTCTTCCTGCactcacagagacagaaacactgtcAGACAGACTTTGTACTCACAATGTGTCACTGTGTCCCAACAATGAAG ATGAAGCTGGAACAAATATGGAGAGTGAGGAGCATTTGCTGTTTGAAACGAGGACCCTCGACATCTCACTGAACGacaaggagagaaagaaaatgagtgaGTACGAGGAAGAGCAAAAGAAACGACAGTATGAAGAGATGAAGATGGAAGAGCGCAAGAGACAAATTGAAAGAGACTtccaggaggagctgaggaagatAATGGAAGCAGAGAAG CTGCATCAGAAGGAAATTGAGTTGATGGAGAAGAGAGCTCAGAAAAAACTTGAACAGGAGTTTCTGCTCCAGCAG GAACTGATCAGCAACTTACAGAGGCgagtggaggaagagaggaggatgagggaagaggagcagaatagaatgaaggaagaagaggacaagaggaaaagagaagaggagaaagttaagatggaggcagagaggaaaagaaaggaggaagagagaaagatgagggaagaggagcagaggaggatgaaggaagaagaggacaagaggaaaagagaagaggagaaagttaagatggaggcagagaggaaaagaaaggaggaagagaggagggtgagggaagaagaggacaagaggaaaagagaagaggagaaagttaagatggaggcagagaggaaaagacaggaggaagagaggaggatgagggaagaggagcagaggaggatgaaggaagAAGTGGacaagaggaaaagagaagaggagaaagttaagatggaggcagagaggaaaagaatTGAGGAAGAGacaaggagaaagaaagaggaagagata GTAAAAGTGGTAAAAGCACATGAGCtgcaagagaaaagagaagaacacAGCATGAAAGgtcaaaatgagaaaaaacataTAGATGAAACAGAAAACTCCTCACAACGAGAACTCAGCACCTCCTGGTCCTCCTCAAGCCTCGAGTCTATAATTTGCCCCACTGGTTCTGAGGCCATACCACAACACCAAGAACTAGACAAGAAGATCAGTCAGACCTCTGCAAGGCCTTCCACTGGGTCTGTTTCTTTACCTGTGTGCCTCCCCGagcacacagagcagaggaggctgTCATGGATGAAGGACTGCATCCCCTGGTCTAAACTCTCCCTCCAGAACAGGAGGAAGCAGAAAGGATCTGTCCGTAGTCGGAGAGGGCTGAGGAGGGCAGCTGAGGCCAGCAGTCTGCCACCTCTGTGCCCAGAGTCTCTGCTTCAGTCCACAGGCTGGAAATCTCTGCAACAG GTGACCACAGTGACCCTGGAGGACTTACCTGGCTGTAGTTTATCCACTCTCGCCCAGTGCACTCAACTTCGGTCCCTCAGCCTCAGACGCTGCGGCCTCAAATCTCTGGAAGGCATCAACCACTTACCGCAACTCTGCTACATCGATGTACAG gaaaaTGACATCTCTTTTATCAACTGTGAAAATATTATCTGTTTACGAGTTCTTAAACTCGGACACAACAAGCTGACGTCCATCCACGGTTTAGCTGGTGCTGAAAACTTGGACGTTCTGGACCTCTCGCACAACTCCATCACCCGCATTG CTGGTCTGGAGTCTGTGAGGAGACTGCAGAGGTTGTCAGTGGATCACAACCAGCTCATCAGCACCAAAGGGCTGAGGGATGTTTACACTCTGCTCCACCTGAACTGCTCACACAATCACCTGGCAAGTGTGGAGGGGCTGGAGAACAGTGCTCTGCTCAACACACTGGACCTGAGAGCCAACAGCCTTACTgag CCCCCCAGTCTGAACAACCAGGTCCTCCTCAGAAAGCTGCATCTCGATGACAACAGCATCTCCTCCCTGCAGAGCCTCACTGCCTGCTGGCTTCCCCTCCTGCAACATCTCTCTGTGCCCCAAAACAG AATTACCCAGCTGCCCTCTATATCTGATTTTGTGTCCCTTGAAAATTTGGATCTTCGATTCAACTGCATGTCAG AGCTCCagactgtgtgtgagagtctTGAGGGATGTCACCTCCTGCAAGAGGTCCACCTCACAGGGAATCCTCTTCAGCAGGAGAGTGGCTGGAG ATCCACTCTACAGAAAGCATTGCCTGGCCTGAGGGTCATTGATGACCAGGAGACAGACTCTTCTTTATCGCCACCTGCTGCTCAACAAGTCAGCTTGGCCTCAGGCAGCTTCATAGCATTCTGCCAGGCTCAGCTTCAGCAGACTcgtgatttacagcagcagcacagcagggagCTCAG CAAAGCCTCATCTTCCCTGGATGCTGTAATGATCTCCTGCCGACACTACACTGAGGCTCTGCAGCTGGCTGCGGACCAGAGATTTGCCCATGAATATGGTGACACCAATGTGGCTGACCAACACAGGGCTGCAGGCCAAACAATACCTGAGGAAACAGTTGACATGGGCAGTGCCAATGCTGAGAAGCTTTCTGAGTCCACTGAAAAAGTTCCACTTGTTATACCAATCAGCGATAATATCAGATGCAGCTATTGGACTTTGGATGAGAAGTCAGCTGCAGAGAGTCGGCATGACACATTTGACACTGACACAACAGGTCCACAGACAGGGCCAACAGTAAGCAAAGCGAACTCTGGCAGTGTAAACTCATTggcaacaaagagaaaaacaaattccACCAATCTCAAAATGGCGCCTGTGTTCAACCTGGACCTCCAAAT CGCAGCAGCAGTCGTGATTCAGCAGCTGTggagaaaatacagacagaaatgtgGGAACATCAGCAGCCCCTCCACAGCTgagaagaggggaggaagaggaggagatggagtgAAGCCAGGGCCAGGACCCTCCTATATTAACGGGAGCGTTGTTGGCCAAGATCATGCAGCAACTGTCATCCAG GCATTCTGGAGGGGCTTCACTCTGAGGAGGAGGCTCGCATCTGCTCTGGCTGCTGTCACATGCTCCGACAGCGGAGAGGACGACACCTTTGAGGAGGTAGACATGGATGAATTTGTCTTTGATGAG gcagcaCTGGAGAAACACTGGACATTGCCACTTTCTGAGGACTCACCTCTCAGACGTTACCCAGTGTCAGAGCAACCACTGTCTCTGAAG CCTCCACGGCCCTTTCCTGAACCCTCCCATTACATACTCCCACCACCGGTTGAAAGAAAGTCAAAGCAGGCCTGGGTGGCTCCAGAACAGGTGGACTCTGAAAGGCAGGGTGTTTCCCCATTGAGCTACAACAG AAGCAAATCTCCTGCCTCAACCTCAGTGGTCAGTGGTCTTTCGAAAAGATCAGAAAAGATACTCGAAGAATG GGGCTTCACTAACCACCACACAGCTCTTCTAATGCTCAAGAGAGCCCAGAATATGAAGTCAAAGAAGCACCAGCAAAAGAGAC ATCCCTCTGTCCGCCTTGCCTTGTTCAGAAACTGCGGTTTCCAGCCGGGTCCAGTGGAGGCACGGAACAGGAAGGCACGCCACAACAGCAGTGATATAAAAG CTCGTGAGGCCGAGCTGGGCCTTCAGCAGGCAGAGAAGACAGAGCGAGTGAAGCAGGATCAAGCTCGGCAGTGGCTGCACAACCAGGCTGCTCACTCTGACAGGGACTCAGAGAG CGTGCATTTCTTACCGGAGATCAGCTCAGACATTCTGAATGGAGGCCGAGTGCAGCTTGTG GCAGACCCAGGATACACAGAACGTCTACATCATGCCAGTGGATTGTGGGCCAACAGCAGTTTAACTGCCCAGCCTTGCAGAGAGAACAATTATCCTCGCAGAAACTCTTTGGGTCATGCAA